The Chitinophaga caeni genome segment CTAAAATCGGCAGACAAGCAAGAATTACTATTTGCCATCTACAGCATCCATAAAGGCAGGACCTACTACTCAAAAGGCATTGATAATAAAAATCATGGTGGAAAGCAAAATCTCACCGATTCTAAACAATTTCATATCACGAAGCGGGAGAAGGAAGTATTGTCACTCATCGCAAACGGCCATACGAACCATGAAATAGCTGAAAAATTATTTATCAGCTCCGATACGGTCGACAGCCACCGGAGAAATTTACTGGGGAAATTAAAAGCCCGCAACACGGCTATGCTCATTAAATGCGCCTTCGCTTATCGATTGCTTCCGGAATTTTCCATATAGCCGCTCCCGGCGCATATAATTCCAGGATATTATACAACAAAAACTTCAAACCGGTGCTTATCACCATTTATAGCATGCTTCCTTCCTTTAAATTGATAAAATGAAGCTACTATTAGCATATATACTGTTGCAATCGATGGTATCGCGGGCTTATATTTGGGGGTGTTAAAAATTGTCGTTCTACTAAACCACTCTAAATTTCGCAGGGTTTAGTCCAACAACAATAATATTCAAACTATAGGGAAGCAGCTATGAGGTTGTTGTTAATATTTATTTTGCTAATTAGTGGCCTCGTGAAGGCTTCCGGTCAAGATAGGTCTCACCGGCATATATATGACACAATATTAGCACGCATCCATAAGGAACAACTGGACGCCGTACCAAGCATAACTAAATTGGATCAACAGGTTGGACAGATATTAAAAGGAATCGATCTAGAAACGGGTCGATGGAATAAAATTGATTATGCGGATCACCGGCGTATTAATCCGGGTTGGCTCCCGATATTAGGCGGGATCAGAAGTATGACAGTTGCGTATACGCTCCCCGGTAGCAAGTTTTACCAGGACGATGCTGTATGGTTTGCCGTCAATAAAAGCATCGATTTTTTCACCCACCAAGATCCATTGCCTTACTGCGACAATTGGTATATACAAGGGATTTCCAGGCCGCAAAAACTGTCATTAAGCCTGGTAAATATGGAATTTGGACACAAGAAACTGGTTGATTCCATTAAGCAAAGTTGTATCGACGCAATTTGCAAAGATACTGCTATCAATAGTCCCGGAAGAAACAATCCCCTGCACCGATTCAACTATGGGGCAAACAAGACCGAAATTGCCATAGGCTGGATCTACACCGCTGCACTGTTGCGGGATAAAAAAATGTTGGCAATCGGAAGCAAGGAGGCTTTCGCCCCTATCGAGCTCACCACTGGAGAAGGTATACAATACGACCTTTCATACGATATGCATTATGGTTATTTATATAATGGCGCTTATGGAGCCGTGTTTTTAAATAGCATCTTGAAAGCCATGCAATATACCCGCGGTACGGATTACGCTGTAACAGCTGAAAAGCTGGATTTATTCCGCAAATTCATTCTGGCATCCATATTTGGTATAACGAGGGGGCAATGGATCGATTGGAACACTGTCGGGCGGGGAATTTCAAGGCGTAATACCTTACTAAGAAATTACAGCGGCATCCTTTCGCAACTCGCTAAAATCGACTACCCTGCAAGGGCGTCCTATGAAGCGATCCGCTTGCGAAACACGGGAGAACGGCCAGCTTCTTACATGGTAAAACCTAGCCACGCGGTATATTGGAGTACTGATTACACGGTACACAACCGGCCGAACTATTTCTTTTCGATCCACGCCGTTTCCTCTAGGAATTTTTCCCAGGAAATAGGCAATAAAGAAAATATAAAAGGTTATTGGGGAGCAGAAGGAACTACTAACTTGCAAGTAAGGGGTGATGAATATTTCAATATATTTCCACTTTGGGATTGGGCCAAGTTGCCGGGAACGACCCTGCCGGATACGGTTCCCATCTTGGAAGATAAGGCGCCGGGCTCCGGCGATCGCCGCGGAACCAGTCCTTTTTGCGGCGGCGTATCTGACTCCTTGTACGGCGCAACAACTTATGTCATCAACGATGACCTCGGAACCAGCGCCAAAAAATCTTGGTTCATGTTTGATGAAGAAATAGTTTGCCTCGGCAGCAGCATCAGCTCCACCCTGCCTAACGACGTAAATACCACGCTGAACCAATGCGTATATAATACAGGGGATGGAATATATTTATCATCCCGGGGCTCAGTTGAACACTTGAATACATCTCTACACCGTAAAATAGCTCATCCCGATTGGCTAATTCATGATAGCATTGCATACCTATTCCCCGGTGATGAAATGATTGAATTAACAGTGGAAAATAGGCGAAGTGATTGGACGGTCATCACTGCAAACGGCGCCGCGTCAAACAAATTCATAGAGAACAAAAAGGTATTTCAGCTTACGATTCCGCATGGCACTTTCCCAGCGCAAGCAGCGTACAGCTACATCATAGTTCCAGCTATCAAATCACCCGGAGATTTAAAAACCTATTTAAAGAAAAATCATATTTCCATTGTTTGCAATAATGCTGATATGCAAGCAGTATACCACCGGGAATTAAAAATGTGGCAAACGGTATTCTTCAGGGCGAAGCAACCTTTAAACACGGGTAATTTTAAAATTAGTACGGATATCCCGGCAGTGGTTATGATCCGGGAAAAATCCAAGGGAAATTATGAATTGCATATTGCTGACCCCAGCCATTCACATCAACAGGTTACCATCATGATACAAAAAAACAAACATGGTAAAAGCCGACAGGTACGATTAAACTTACCACGGGAACCTTATGCCGGGCAAAGTGTATCAACAAGGTTCAGCCTTTAAAAGCATATTCTTTGTAGGCTCTCCAGGGCCCCCTTAAATATTCCCAGGTCTTTAATCCCGTTGCTTTTAAATTTCGGGGGATGAATCCCGGTAGCAATTGTTCATACAAGAGTTGTGCTTTAAATTGTGTAACCTTATTTTGGATAGTTATATGCGGGCGCAACAACTGGCGATCCTGTCTTTTTAAATACGGTTCTAAAGGCTGTTGTAACTGTATATGTAACCCGGTCAAAACAGGTGAAACCAACTCGAACAAGACCCCATTGGCAAAAAGTCGCGGACCTAAAACCGTAATATCAAAGCAATCCCTATGGCTGGCAGCCTCGATCGCTTCATGAACAAAGGGGATGTTCGGCAAATGGTGAAATAACGTGATATGCGCCGGCAAATAGTTAGCATGTGCCGGGAAATGGGTGGCACGCAAGCCATTAAAATATTGCATATCACGCGGATCCACTTCCAAGGTTAAAATAAGCGGGTGATTTGTTGCTAATTTCATCTGGTTTCAGTCATCATGGATACAGATATAATTGTAACTATGGTGTCTTGGTAAAATTAAAAAGGGTTATGAATGCCATCCATAACCCGGGTATACTAAATGAGTTGTAAAATCTTATTAATCGTCCTTACCATTTTGCGGGCTGTCACTTGATAATGCGCTGGTCTTGCCCTGCCGTAATTTCTTCCGGAATTTCTCACCCTTCAGCACCCAAAGTATAATGGATATCCAAATAAAGAGCGCTGCGGTTAAGATATAAGTTCTTTCAAGCGTTATCATTAGCTATAAGAATTAGCAGTCAAACAATGTAATTATTTAAAACCAATTTGACTTTTCCTCCTCATTTTTCACTACTTGCAAAGGCACTTCTTCCGGTGCAGATTCTGCAATTTCTTGAAGTTTTTCCAGCATCTCGTAGGCATCATGTTTTTCTATGACCCCATGTATTACTGCTTGCGGAGCAACTTCGATGGCGCTACAATACACATTTCCCCATACCAGGGCAGAATCTTGTACAGATGCTTGGGAAGAAACCACCAACAGGTCATCCACCTTGCCGGCAATTACCGCCTGATCCGCCATCACTTTCCCCTTGATATGCCCATCTTTTCCCAGCCATAAGCGCCCCTGTATATTTACATCCCCTTCAACTAATCCATTGATATAAATATTTCCTTTCAAGTTCAAGGGGCCTTGCAAAACCGCTAATTTACCGACACTGACATCAACTTTCCATTTAAACAACTGTTTCGCTAATACCATAATAATACCGATTAATTAGCGCTAGCGCTAGCCGCCGGTTCGCTATTATTAAAATAGGAGATAATGGATGTCGCATTGCCCAGGTCGATCCCTGCACATTTACCGGGATAGTTACCCGAAATCCTTACGGAATTATGCAGATAACCTACGCTCGTAATGTTTTCCGGGTCCGGTGCAACTTCTACATCGATAAACCCGGCAAATTCTTCGCGGAAAGCTTCTACTAATTCTTGATAATATGCGCCTCCACCCAATAAATATATTTTTGTACAGTTCTCAAGATCCAGGTCCGTAAAATAATTTTTCATCAAGGGGGAGATCACTTCCCGGTAATATTGTTGCAAGATGGTTTTGCGCGTATTGGCAAGATCAATCCTTTTACGGTTGGTAAAGAGCGAACCCTTTACGAAGGCATCATCCAATTGGTGTTCGTTTTTCATCTCCAGGAAATATGCCTGGTTCAGCTCCCTCCCGAGATTATTTACCGCGTAGCGAATGCCGTGGGAAGAGAAACAAGTCCTGTGAACAAGTCCATCCGGCGACACTAAACCGCCCTCGACAGTTCCGAAACCTAAGCTGACAGCAATAAAGTTTTCATCTTCCGGGATTTGTAACATCTTTTTCAAGCCGATAATACCGCCTACGATCTCCGGTAAGATTTCGAAATGCTCAATATCGAACAAACCCTTCTTGATACTACCTTGCAGGTTATACGTTTTGGTATCGTATTCCACCATGAAGTGGCGTTTCTTAAGAAATTGTTCCGCTGCTTGCTTATAAACATTATAAGTAGAAAAAGGGAAACCCATGGTAATAGCACAAGGAGATTGGATTTTATCCGCCAACACTACCATGGCCGCTTTAAACAATATCTCGAAATCCTCTTCTTGCGGAGAAGTATTCGTGACCCTGCCAGGGTTGATACCACCTTTCTTGGCAAGATTGCCCACGAGATACCAATTTTCGTCTTTCTTGATTTTCAGACCATTCACGAGGTCTTTCGAAGAATTCTCTGTATTGCCATAGGATGTTTCATATACACTCGGCAAGTTTAGGGTAGTTACGTTCATTGTGAGAAGGGATTGATTGTTGTTTAGTCCTTGAAATTAAAGAATACAAATTAATAAATCATTAAATTCATATAATTAATTTTATAATATCTTTAATTATCAAGGGCATCAAATTCAATAATTTAGGTTTTCAGAATTGTATTCTTTCCCGTTTGCTATCAAAATTAGGGGATTAATGGATAGAATGCAACGGTATCGCATGAGATTCCCGATAAATTTCTGTTGCGATGAGAAGAAAAAGCGCCAAATCCCGGTCGGAGAACTTCAGCCTTAACTGCGATAACGCCTTGGCTTTATGCTCTTTCACGGTAAATAACGAAAGGTTCAGTTTCGCCGCGATTTCATCCAGTTTTAATCCATCGAAGTAAAACATGCGGAAAACTTCCTGCCTTTTGGGAGAAAGTTGTGCTATCTCTGCATAAATAGACTGCATGAGTTCTGAACGGATCATTCGTTGCAAGATATAATCATCCTGTTGTTGCACATCCAGGTATAAAATCTCCTTTTGATAAGCGTGTTTGACTTTCGCATGCCGCAAATTATTCAAGCAGGCATTCCGGGTAGTGGTATATAAAAAACTCTTTATACTTTGTGGATGA includes the following:
- a CDS encoding LuxR C-terminal-related transcriptional regulator; translation: MIRLFFLDNHPLILEGLRALLTNEADIEICGDATSGRSCLDRLQMHPIDILLMDTHIADIDSVQLAIEINQQYPLIKILALSYHNEDPNIQGILASGAHGCLLKSADKQELLFAIYSIHKGRTYYSKGIDNKNHGGKQNLTDSKQFHITKREKEVLSLIANGHTNHEIAEKLFISSDTVDSHRRNLLGKLKARNTAMLIKCAFAYRLLPEFSI
- a CDS encoding polysaccharide lyase family 8 super-sandwich domain-containing protein, yielding MRLLLIFILLISGLVKASGQDRSHRHIYDTILARIHKEQLDAVPSITKLDQQVGQILKGIDLETGRWNKIDYADHRRINPGWLPILGGIRSMTVAYTLPGSKFYQDDAVWFAVNKSIDFFTHQDPLPYCDNWYIQGISRPQKLSLSLVNMEFGHKKLVDSIKQSCIDAICKDTAINSPGRNNPLHRFNYGANKTEIAIGWIYTAALLRDKKMLAIGSKEAFAPIELTTGEGIQYDLSYDMHYGYLYNGAYGAVFLNSILKAMQYTRGTDYAVTAEKLDLFRKFILASIFGITRGQWIDWNTVGRGISRRNTLLRNYSGILSQLAKIDYPARASYEAIRLRNTGERPASYMVKPSHAVYWSTDYTVHNRPNYFFSIHAVSSRNFSQEIGNKENIKGYWGAEGTTNLQVRGDEYFNIFPLWDWAKLPGTTLPDTVPILEDKAPGSGDRRGTSPFCGGVSDSLYGATTYVINDDLGTSAKKSWFMFDEEIVCLGSSISSTLPNDVNTTLNQCVYNTGDGIYLSSRGSVEHLNTSLHRKIAHPDWLIHDSIAYLFPGDEMIELTVENRRSDWTVITANGAASNKFIENKKVFQLTIPHGTFPAQAAYSYIIVPAIKSPGDLKTYLKKNHISIVCNNADMQAVYHRELKMWQTVFFRAKQPLNTGNFKISTDIPAVVMIREKSKGNYELHIADPSHSHQQVTIMIQKNKHGKSRQVRLNLPREPYAGQSVSTRFSL
- a CDS encoding 2'-5' RNA ligase family protein — translated: MKLATNHPLILTLEVDPRDMQYFNGLRATHFPAHANYLPAHITLFHHLPNIPFVHEAIEAASHRDCFDITVLGPRLFANGVLFELVSPVLTGLHIQLQQPLEPYLKRQDRQLLRPHITIQNKVTQFKAQLLYEQLLPGFIPRNLKATGLKTWEYLRGPWRAYKEYAFKG
- a CDS encoding bactofilin family protein, whose protein sequence is MVLAKQLFKWKVDVSVGKLAVLQGPLNLKGNIYINGLVEGDVNIQGRLWLGKDGHIKGKVMADQAVIAGKVDDLLVVSSQASVQDSALVWGNVYCSAIEVAPQAVIHGVIEKHDAYEMLEKLQEIAESAPEEVPLQVVKNEEEKSNWF
- a CDS encoding ParM/StbA family protein translates to MNVTTLNLPSVYETSYGNTENSSKDLVNGLKIKKDENWYLVGNLAKKGGINPGRVTNTSPQEEDFEILFKAAMVVLADKIQSPCAITMGFPFSTYNVYKQAAEQFLKKRHFMVEYDTKTYNLQGSIKKGLFDIEHFEILPEIVGGIIGLKKMLQIPEDENFIAVSLGFGTVEGGLVSPDGLVHRTCFSSHGIRYAVNNLGRELNQAYFLEMKNEHQLDDAFVKGSLFTNRKRIDLANTRKTILQQYYREVISPLMKNYFTDLDLENCTKIYLLGGGAYYQELVEAFREEFAGFIDVEVAPDPENITSVGYLHNSVRISGNYPGKCAGIDLGNATSIISYFNNSEPAASASAN
- a CDS encoding RNA polymerase sigma-70 factor; this translates as MMEQPDMLEEIIPAFRDGDPKAFDAFFKQYYKALCFFADQLLDDMAEAEDIVKDSYVKLWNRHNDFDHPQSIKSFLYTTTRNACLNNLRHAKVKHAYQKEILYLDVQQQDDYILQRMIRSELMQSIYAEIAQLSPKRQEVFRMFYFDGLKLDEIAAKLNLSLFTVKEHKAKALSQLRLKFSDRDLALFLLIATEIYRESHAIPLHSIH